The DNA region AAGTCGGGCATGCAGGGACGCCACGTCGCCCACAGCGGTCGATCAGGTCCGGGCTCGCGGGAGCGCCGCCGAGCAGGACGAACCGGAGGCTTGTCGGCGGCCGCCAGTCGGCCTCGAGCAACCGCGAGAGCATCGTCGGGACGAGCGAGACGCCAGTCACGTCGTGCGATTCCATCGTCCGTGCGGTCGCGTCCGGGTCGAACTCGCGCTGGAGGACGACCGTCGTCCCGTACAGCGCCGACCGGAAGACCGGCGCCAGCCCCCCGACGTGGTACATGGGGAGACAGCAGAGCCAGCGGTCGTCGGGGTCGACGCCGAGTCTGAACGCCGACGCCGTGGCGCTCGAGACGAGGTTCTCGGTAGTGAGGCGGACGCCCTTGGGTTCGCCGGTGGTGCCCGAGGTGAAGGCGATGAGGAGTTCCTTACCGCTGTTGCGCCCGTCTGGGTTGGCCAGCTCTGGGGTTCGATTCGTCTCACCTCCCGTGCCCGGCTCCGGCTCGAGTGTCGGGTCTCGTCCCACACACGACTCGAGTGACCGGTCTCGCTCCGCGTTCGGCTCGAGGGGTGCCAGCGACGCGAGCGGACTCGAGTCGTTCCCGCCCTGTTTGCCGTCCACCGAGTAAATCGGAACAGACTCGCCGCCGATGTCGCGTGCCAGCCCCTCGGTCTCGTCCTCACAGAGCAGGGCGGAAACACCCGCTCGAGCCGCCTTCGACCGCAATTCCTCGGCCGTCTCGCGGACGTTCAGGAGGACGAGAGCTCGCCGACCGCGCATCGCCGCGAAGAGCAGCGTCACGAACGCGGGCCGGGTCGTCAGGACGATGCCGAGTCGTTCACCCGGCTGGCCCGGCAGCCCCTCGAGGAGGGCGTCCACGGCCTTGTCGAGGTCCCCGTAGCTGTATCGACTGCCCTCGTCGGCATCGATCAGCGCTGTCCACTCGGGCGTCGTCGCCGTTCGCCGCGCGAGGAGGTCATCGGTCGCCCACTCGAGTCCTGCTGGTTCGATTGCACCCGTCACGTCGCCCCCCACACGTCGTCGATGCCGAGCCCCTTCGCCTGCGGGACGACGGCGGCCCCCTTCTCGAAGAGCACGGGATCGCGGCCGAGGTCCGTCTTCAGCAACTCGCCCGTCGCCAGGCCACAGGGCGGGACGTCGGGCACCGAGGCTGCGAGGTGAACCGCCGCCGTCCGCGCCACGACGCCGTCGATGGTCGTCGTCACCAGGCTCTCGAGGCCGAGTTCGTCGGTCCAGGTGACGACTTCTCGGGCGACGTCCAGGCCACCGAGGGCCATCGGTTTCAGGATCAGCACGTCGGCGGCACTCGCTTCGCAGATCGCGTCGACGCCGTGCTCGAGCAGGCCCTCGTCCAGGGCGATCTTCGGACCGCGGCCCCGGAGGTCGGCGTGTCCCTCGAGCGCCCCGGCCGGTAGCGGCTGTTCGACGATCGAGACGTCCGCGTCGTCGAGTCCGCGGATAGCCTCGACGGCCTCGTCGAACGTCCACGACCCGTTCGCGTCGACCCGAACCTCGACGTCGTCGCCGACGGCCTCCCGAACGCGCTCGACGCGCGTCAGGTCCTCGTCGACCGAACGCCGGCCGACCTTGAGCTTGCACGACCGAAACCCGCGGTCGACGGCGTCGCGTGCGGCCGCCGCGGTCGCGTCCGCGTCGTCGTCGCCGACGGTCGAATTGACCGGAACCCTGGCGACTCGAGAGCCGTCGCCCAGGTACTGATAGAGCGGACGCGCCCCGCGGGTCGCGTAGCAGTCGGCGATCGCCAGCGAGACGCCGTGCCTCGCCGCCGCCGTGTCCTCGACCGCGTCCAGGACGGCTCCCGACCCGTCGTCGGCGGCGTCGACGGCTTCCTCGAGCGCGCACTCGCAGTCCTCGAGCGATTCGGTCCAGCCCGGAAGCGGGGTCGCCTCGCCGATGCCGACGACCTCCTGGAACTCGGCGCGAATCAGGAACCCCTCTCGGGTCGTGATCGTCGCGTCGCCCGACTCGAACGGCTGCTCGAGTTCGAGTTCGAAGGGGCGAAACTGGAGGTCGAGGCTCATCAGAGTCCCACCCCGGTTCCGACCGAAGGTCCAGCCTCGAGGGCGATACCGATCGCGAACAGGAGCGCGTGGCCCGCCAGGAGTTTCCCGGTCTGCTCGAGGGCCGGGTTCAGCGCCTCGCCATCGGTTCTGGTCCAGACCGTGCGAGTGATCGCGAGCGCGTACGGGACGGTGAGGAGCGGCAGGAGCACCGAAGCGGAGAACCCCCAACCGAGCCAGAACCAGAGCGGGACGACGTAGGCGAGGGAAACGAGCGCCGCGAACTCGAGCCGACTGAATCGGTAGCCCAGTCGTACGGCCAGCGTGCGCTTGCCCGTCTCGGCGTCGGTCTCGAGGTCGCGGACGTTGTTGACGACGAGAATCGCCGTCGAGAGGCCGGCGACGGGGAGGCTCGCCGCAAACGCTTCGGGAGGCATCGTCCCGGCCGGAATCGTCGTGATCAGGGGTTCGATGTGGGCGGCCGCCTGGACGTAGAAGGTGCCGACGACGGCGACGACGCCGAAGAAGACGAAGACGAAGAGGTCCCCGAGGCCGTGGTAGCCGAGGGGATAGGGGCCGCCGGTGTAGGCCCACCCGCAGAAGACGCTCACCAGGCCGATGACGAGAATGGGGAGGCCGCCGACGTAGACGAGGTAAACGCCCGAGAGGATGGCCGCGGCGAAGGTGACGAGCGTCGCGAATTTGACCGCTCCGGCGTCGATCAGCCCCGACTGGGTGACCCGGGTGAACCCCTCGCGATCGTCCGTGTCGGCGCCCTTCACGGCGTCGTAGTAGTCGTTGGCGAAGTTCGTTCCAATCTGGATCAACGCGGCCCCGACGAAGGCCATCAGCGCGGGGAGCGCCGCGAACACGCCCTCGGAAACGGCGAGACCCGTTCCCACGAGCACTGGCGCGGCAGCAGCCGGCAGCGTCTGGGGACGAGCGGCCATCACCCAGGCCTTCGTTCGAGATACCTCTGCCGTACTCATTGTTCGAACGTGCCACTCGAGAGAGTGTTAACGTTGGCATTGCGGCCGCGGTGGCGCCTTTCGGTGACTGTCAGCGATGGACCGCCGTCGCCAGCCGCTCGCTCGCCGCTTTCGGATCGTCGGCGGCCGTAATCTCGCTGATCACCGCGACGCCGGCAGCACCGGCCTCGACGACGGGACTCGCGTTCTCAGCGGTGATCCCGCCGATGCCGATCACGGGGATCGAGACGGCGTCGACGACGCTGGCGATTCGTGCCGGCCCGACGCCCGATTCGTCGGGGTCGACGTCCTTCGAGGACGTGGCGTAGACGGCGCCGACGCCCAGGTAGTCCGCGCCGTCGGCTTCCGCCCGCTTCGCGTCGGCGACGGTGGAGGCCGAACAGCCGACGATCGCGTCGGGACCCAGGAGGTCTCGAGCGACGCCCACGGGGAGGTCGGACTGCCCGACGTGGACGCCGTCGGCCTCGATCGCCAGCGCGAGGTCGACCCGATCGTTGACGATCAGGGGGACGCCCGCGGCCGCGGTCCGCTCGCGGAGTTCGAGCCCGAGTTCGTACCGACAGCGGGCGCTCGCGTCCTTTTCCCTGAGCTGAATCACGTCCACGCCCCCCTCGAGCGCCGCGTCGACGACCTCGAGGGTCGACCGCCCGGCCGACACCGACTCCTGGGTGACGAGGTAGGTGTGCCACCCGCCCGGATCCGTTGCGCTCGAGTCGGTCATCGTCGCTCTCGGGCTAGTAGTGCCACGGGTACTCCGAGAAGTCGGGTTCTCGTCCCTCGTTGAAGGCGTTTCGGCCCTCCATGGCCTCGTCGGTCATGTAGCCCAGTCTTGTCGCTTCGCCGGCGAACACCTGCTGCCCCACGAAGCCATCGTCGGCCATGTTGAACGCGTACTTGAGCATCCGCATCGCGTTCGGGCTCTTGGCGTTGATCTCTGCGGCCCACTCGAGGGCGGTCTCCTCGAGATCCTCGTGGGGGACGGCCTCGTTCACCATCCCCATCTCTGCGGCCTCCTCTGCGGAGTAGGTCTTCCCGAGGAAGAACACTTCGCGGGCTTTCTTCTGGCCGATCTGGCGGGCGAGGTAGGCGGAGCCGAAGCCGGCGTCGTAGCTCCCTACGTCGGGATCGGTCTGGAGGAACTTCGCGTGCTCCTCGCTCGCGAGCGTGAGGTCACAGACCACGTGCAGCGAGTGGCCGCCGCCGACGGCCCAGCCCGGAACGACGCAGACGACGATTTTCGGAATGTGGCGGATCAGGCGCTGGACCTCGAGGATGTGCAGTCGACCCTGTTCGGACGCGCGCGCTTCGTCGCCCTCGTACTCGTAGCCGGCCTCGCCCCGAATCGACTGATCGCCGCCCGAACAGAAGGCCCAGCCGCCATCCTTCGGCGAGGGGCCGTTTCCCGTCAGCAGGACGCACCCAACGTCGGTCTGGCGCTTGGCGTGGTCCAGGGCGTCGTACAGTTCGTCGACGGTCCCCGGGCGAAAGGCGTTGCGCACTTCGGGGCGGTCGAACGCGATGCGGACGGTCCCCGACTCGAGCGAGCGGTGGTACGTGATATCGCGGAAGTCGAACCCCTCGACCGGCTCCCACCGGTCGGGGTCGAACGTTTCCGAAACCATGGTTCGACGTGGGTTCGAGGTCGTGAAATAGGTTCTCGTCCGCGTTCGCTCTCGACGGACCGTCGCACTCGATCACTCGACCTCGAGGGTAGCGTCGTCCATGAAGACGAGTTCGCCGGATCGCTCGAGCCACTCGACGCCTAGCTTGACCGTCGGTGGGACGAGCGCCGTGGTGAAAATCGCCGTGAAGACCAGAATTGAGAAGAGTTCCTCGCCGATGACGCCCGCCGAGAGCGCGATCGAGACGATGACGATCTCGACGGTGCCGCGGCCGTTCATCCCGAACCCGATAACCAGGCCCTCCCTTGAGGTGAGTTTCGTCGGAAGCGTAAACAGCCAACTCCCGAGAATTTTGCTGAGAAATGCGGTCACGACGATGAGCACGAGGAGTCCCAGACTGTCGGTGAACACGTCGAGCGTGAGGTCGAACGCGATGGTGACGAAGAAGATCGGCGCGAACAGCCCCATCGCCAGGTCGTACATCACGTCGTACATGTGCTCGTAGATGTCCGGCTCGAGCTGGGCCTGGCGGAGGAACAGCCCGGCGATGAATCCGCCGATGATCATGTGGAGTTCGACGAGCGCCGCAAAGAACGCGAAGATGAGGGCGACGATGAGCGCGACGGTGAACGCGGACGTCTTGTCGACGAATCGATGACGCTCCATCCAGTCTTCCATCCCGCTCCAGACGTACGGCAGGAACCGATTGCCGAAGACGAGCGCCGCCGCGAAGTACAACAGGGCTTCGCCGACGACCAGGCCGAGGCCCAGTGGGGTGACGTTGCCCGTTTCGACGAAACTCATGACGCCAGTAAACACGACCATCACCCCCACGTCGGACAGCAGGGCACCGCCGAGGAGCACCCCTGCGATCCGCGTGTCGAGGATGTCGAGGTCGACGAGAATCCTGGACTTCGTGGCCAGGGAGGTTGCAGCCATGGCGATGCCGATGAAGAGCGCCTGCTCGATCGAGACGCCGATGAAGACGCCGACCAGGTAGCCGAGTCCGAACGGGACGATGAAGCCGCCGAACGCGACCATCAGCGCCTGGGGTCCGAGTTCGAATAGGTCGTTGATGTCGACCTCCATCCCGACGTAGATCATCAGCAAGAAGACGCCGAACTCGGCGAAGACGTCGAGCGTCTCGCTCGGGTGCAAGAGCCCCAGCAGCGCGGGCCCAAAGAGGATTCCTGCGAGGATCTCCCCCATCAGGGCGGGATAGCCGACGCGCTCGACGAGGAGCCCGAATATCCACGCGAGCGTGAGCACCAGCAGCAGGTTCAGGAGATCGATACCGGCGGCTTCGACCATCTATGGGTCTGAGTACCCCAGCCAGCGGTAAGAGGATTGGTAACGAGGCATATACTCGGATCGTACCGCCGAGGTCTCTCACTCGAGGTCACGAACCGCCTCCAGGACGCGCCCCTCGAGCACTTCCCGCCGACGATGGCTCGCCTCGGCGTCGAACGACACCGAGAGCAGTTGCGTCCCTGATGTCGCGAACGACTCGCGGTAGGCGTCCTCGAATTTATCTGGCGCGACGTGGCGGACGTCGAATCCGTACAGTTCACCGAGGGGATCGAACTCGAGGCCGTGAGGCGTCCGGAACTGCTCCGTGAAGGGAGGATCGAACGACTCGATGGGAAGTTTGTGGAAGATGCCGCCGCCGTCGTTGTCGAGCAGGACGATCGTCGCGTCGACGCCGCAGCGTTTGAGCGCGAGCAGGCCGTTCGAGTCGTGGTAGAGCGCGAGGTCGCCGGTGACGAGCACCAGCGGGTCGTCGGTCGCGCTGCCGGCCCCCAGTGCGGTACTCACGATGCCGTCGATCCCGCTGGCCCCGCGGTTCGCGAGGACGGTGAGATCCGCGTCTCGAGGCTCGCCGAAGCGGTTGGCGTCTCGAATCGGCATGCTGTTGGAGACGAAGACAGTCGAGGGGTCGGGGGCGGCCTCGAACACTGTCG from Natronosalvus rutilus includes:
- a CDS encoding mandelate racemase/muconate lactonizing enzyme family protein; translated protein: MSLDLQFRPFELELEQPFESGDATITTREGFLIRAEFQEVVGIGEATPLPGWTESLEDCECALEEAVDAADDGSGAVLDAVEDTAAARHGVSLAIADCYATRGARPLYQYLGDGSRVARVPVNSTVGDDDADATAAAARDAVDRGFRSCKLKVGRRSVDEDLTRVERVREAVGDDVEVRVDANGSWTFDEAVEAIRGLDDADVSIVEQPLPAGALEGHADLRGRGPKIALDEGLLEHGVDAICEASAADVLILKPMALGGLDVAREVVTWTDELGLESLVTTTIDGVVARTAAVHLAASVPDVPPCGLATGELLKTDLGRDPVLFEKGAAVVPQAKGLGIDDVWGAT
- a CDS encoding 1,4-dihydroxy-2-naphthoate polyprenyltransferase, translating into MSTAEVSRTKAWVMAARPQTLPAAAAPVLVGTGLAVSEGVFAALPALMAFVGAALIQIGTNFANDYYDAVKGADTDDREGFTRVTQSGLIDAGAVKFATLVTFAAAILSGVYLVYVGGLPILVIGLVSVFCGWAYTGGPYPLGYHGLGDLFVFVFFGVVAVVGTFYVQAAAHIEPLITTIPAGTMPPEAFAASLPVAGLSTAILVVNNVRDLETDAETGKRTLAVRLGYRFSRLEFAALVSLAYVVPLWFWLGWGFSASVLLPLLTVPYALAITRTVWTRTDGEALNPALEQTGKLLAGHALLFAIGIALEAGPSVGTGVGL
- a CDS encoding cation:proton antiporter, translating into MVEAAGIDLLNLLLVLTLAWIFGLLVERVGYPALMGEILAGILFGPALLGLLHPSETLDVFAEFGVFLLMIYVGMEVDINDLFELGPQALMVAFGGFIVPFGLGYLVGVFIGVSIEQALFIGIAMAATSLATKSRILVDLDILDTRIAGVLLGGALLSDVGVMVVFTGVMSFVETGNVTPLGLGLVVGEALLYFAAALVFGNRFLPYVWSGMEDWMERHRFVDKTSAFTVALIVALIFAFFAALVELHMIIGGFIAGLFLRQAQLEPDIYEHMYDVMYDLAMGLFAPIFFVTIAFDLTLDVFTDSLGLLVLIVVTAFLSKILGSWLFTLPTKLTSREGLVIGFGMNGRGTVEIVIVSIALSAGVIGEELFSILVFTAIFTTALVPPTVKLGVEWLERSGELVFMDDATLEVE
- the thiE gene encoding thiamine phosphate synthase, whose product is MTDSSATDPGGWHTYLVTQESVSAGRSTLEVVDAALEGGVDVIQLREKDASARCRYELGLELRERTAAAGVPLIVNDRVDLALAIEADGVHVGQSDLPVGVARDLLGPDAIVGCSASTVADAKRAEADGADYLGVGAVYATSSKDVDPDESGVGPARIASVVDAVSIPVIGIGGITAENASPVVEAGAAGVAVISEITAADDPKAASERLATAVHR
- a CDS encoding class I adenylate-forming enzyme family protein, with amino-acid sequence MTGAIEPAGLEWATDDLLARRTATTPEWTALIDADEGSRYSYGDLDKAVDALLEGLPGQPGERLGIVLTTRPAFVTLLFAAMRGRRALVLLNVRETAEELRSKAARAGVSALLCEDETEGLARDIGGESVPIYSVDGKQGGNDSSPLASLAPLEPNAERDRSLESCVGRDPTLEPEPGTGGETNRTPELANPDGRNSGKELLIAFTSGTTGEPKGVRLTTENLVSSATASAFRLGVDPDDRWLCCLPMYHVGGLAPVFRSALYGTTVVLQREFDPDATARTMESHDVTGVSLVPTMLSRLLEADWRPPTSLRFVLLGGAPASPDLIDRCGRRGVPACPTYGMTETASQIATATPEEAVAHEGTVGRPLVCTEVTILDDDGDPVEAGEMGEIVVSGPTVTPGYLEAERTRAAFDERGLHTGDLGQRDQDGRLWILDRQSDRIVTGGENVDPTAVATVLEDHPAVSAAAVVGLSDEEWGERVGGLVVASSGEEVDPYALRAYCRDRLAGFKCPKTIGVASSLPRTHSGTVDREQVRGRLEEVGVDVSSGR
- a CDS encoding 1,4-dihydroxy-2-naphthoyl-CoA synthase, whose product is MVSETFDPDRWEPVEGFDFRDITYHRSLESGTVRIAFDRPEVRNAFRPGTVDELYDALDHAKRQTDVGCVLLTGNGPSPKDGGWAFCSGGDQSIRGEAGYEYEGDEARASEQGRLHILEVQRLIRHIPKIVVCVVPGWAVGGGHSLHVVCDLTLASEEHAKFLQTDPDVGSYDAGFGSAYLARQIGQKKAREVFFLGKTYSAEEAAEMGMVNEAVPHEDLEETALEWAAEINAKSPNAMRMLKYAFNMADDGFVGQQVFAGEATRLGYMTDEAMEGRNAFNEGREPDFSEYPWHY